In the genome of Oncorhynchus clarkii lewisi isolate Uvic-CL-2024 chromosome 22, UVic_Ocla_1.0, whole genome shotgun sequence, one region contains:
- the LOC139380331 gene encoding chemerin-like receptor 2 has translation MVGSVAAMEKSPEDYDNYTYDYLEYGDFEEEKAPDGYSQKEAMHIISVVMYSISFVLGVTGNGTVIWVLAFKSKRTVNSVWLLNMAIADFVFVLFLPFSIDYVLRDFHWCFGLVMCKLNSFVSVMNMYASVLFLTMLSLDRYVSLIHLSWSQRCRSVWRAWIVCGCVWGVSALLSLPTLIFRDTVSYRDRVMCFNNFNVQDRHTAAVRHITLVVIRTAVGFLLPFSAVCVTGILLAIKVHQSDDSVSLSSFSKTVSAVILAFFLCWAPFHTFSLMELSFNSSLYLHAVLKTGFPLATSLAYFNSCVNPFIYVLVGKKVRQLLKRSCLDITKSSLRELNQSISATELVPVADIRAPYISAPQDPTESSTV, from the coding sequence ATGGTAGGTAGTGTTGCAGCAATGGAAAAATCCCCGGAGGACTACGACAATTACACCTACGATTATCTGGAGTACGGAGACTTCGAAGAAGAAAAAGCCCCAGACGGATACTCCCAGAAGGAGGCTATGCACATCATATCAGTCGTCATGTATAGTATTTCATTTGTGCTCGGTGTCACTGGAAATGGAACAGTCATATGGGTGTTGGCATTTAAAAGCAAACGGACAGTGAACAGTGTCTGGTTGCTGAACATGGCTATAGCAGATTTTGTGTTTGTGCTCTTTTTACCCTTCTCTATCGACTACGTCCTTCGAGACTTCCACTGGTGCTTTGGCCTGGTCATGTGTAAGCTAAACTCGTTTGTGTCTGTGATGAACATGTACGCCAGTGTGCTCTTTCTCACAATGCTCAGTCTAGACAGGTATGTCTCATTGATTCACCTTAGCTGGTCTCAGAGGTGTCGCAGTGTATGGCGAGCCTGGATCGTATGtggctgtgtgtggggggtgtCTGCTCTACTGAGCCTCCCTACCCTGATATTCCGTGACACTGTGAGTTACCGTGACCGGGTGATGTGCTTCAACAACTTTAATGTCCAGGATAGACATACAGCTGCTGTGAGACACATTACGTTGGTGGTCATCCGTACAGCAGTGGGCTTCTTACTGCCCTTCAGTGCTGTCTGTGTGACTGGAATTCTCCTGGCAATCAAAGTCCACCAGTCTGACGATTCTGTGAGCCTGTCTAGCTTTTCTAAGACCGTTTCAGCTGTCATTCTGGCCTTCTTTTTGTGCTGGGCACCATTCCATACCTTTAGTTTAATGGAGCTTTCCTTCAACTCATCACTGTACCTACATGCTGTTCTGAAGACAGGCTTTCCTCTTGCTACGAGCTTAGCCTATTTCAACAGCTGCGTCAACCCCTTCATCTACGTGCTGGTGGGTAAGAAGGTTCGCCAGCTCCTGAAACGCTCGTGTCTGGACATCACAAAGAGTTCTCTGCGGGAGCTCAACCAGTCCATCTCTGCAACTGAATTAGTGCCTGTAGCTGACATAAGAGCTCCATACATAAGTGCACCACAGGATCCCACAGAATCATCAACTGTTTGA